In the Deltaproteobacteria bacterium genome, one interval contains:
- a CDS encoding tungsten ABC transporter substrate-binding protein, protein MRITHVLLAAAFYACLAFDSLAAEREVLLATTTSVQDSGLLDVLLPQLTKETGVAVRVIAVGSGAALRMGADGNADVVLSHAPAAELELMKTNVFAARTPFMENHFLIAGPAEDPAGAREASDGADAFRRIATATAALASRGDDSGTHKREQELLLAAGLGARPEWPGVVRTGAGMAATLLVAGEKRAYVLSDLATFLAFQKRTGLARLTRTPDDLRNVYSLLPVRPEAFPGRIHAEDASIFVEWMLRAKTARAIAEFGRTTHGEPLFRPLEPAR, encoded by the coding sequence ATGCGAATCACCCACGTCCTCCTAGCGGCCGCCTTTTACGCTTGCCTCGCGTTCGACTCACTCGCCGCCGAGCGCGAGGTCCTGCTCGCCACCACCACGAGCGTGCAGGACTCCGGGCTGCTCGACGTCCTCCTGCCCCAACTCACCAAGGAGACAGGCGTCGCGGTGCGCGTGATCGCGGTCGGCTCGGGAGCCGCGCTGCGGATGGGAGCGGACGGCAACGCCGACGTCGTGCTCTCGCACGCGCCCGCGGCCGAGCTCGAGCTGATGAAGACGAACGTGTTCGCCGCCCGGACTCCGTTCATGGAGAACCACTTCCTGATCGCGGGGCCGGCCGAAGACCCGGCCGGCGCGCGCGAGGCGAGCGACGGAGCCGACGCATTCCGGCGTATCGCCACAGCTACGGCGGCCCTGGCGAGCCGCGGCGACGACTCCGGCACGCACAAGCGCGAGCAGGAGCTGTTGCTCGCGGCCGGGCTCGGTGCGCGGCCGGAGTGGCCCGGCGTCGTGCGCACGGGCGCGGGAATGGCCGCGACGCTGCTCGTGGCCGGCGAGAAGCGCGCGTACGTCCTGTCCGACCTCGCCACATTCCTCGCGTTCCAGAAGCGCACCGGGCTCGCGCGGCTCACGCGCACGCCGGACGACCTGCGCAACGTCTACTCGCTCCTGCCCGTGCGCCCGGAGGCGTTCCCCGGCCGGATCCACGCCGAGGACGCCTCGATCTTCGTCGAGTGGATGCTCCGCGCGAAGACCGCTCGGGCGATCGCCGAGTTCGGCCGCACGACGCACGGCGAGCCGCTGTTCCGGCCGCTCGAGCCCGCTCGCTAG
- a CDS encoding VOC family protein produces MTDETTIRSKHLHHVAYATRDSEATYDFYANKLGMKLLRTENHRQGEGYFRHFFFDMGAGECLAFFEISNVGEEPGYRTAIAVGNGLPVWVNHLAFALDSLEELELMKKRLRNRGVEQMTVLDHGWSTSLYLVDPNGIMVEFCVTTDAGHFLQTEAEALRLMRLPPDQIAEETRKETSAARRV; encoded by the coding sequence ATGACCGACGAGACCACGATCCGCTCCAAGCACCTGCACCACGTCGCGTACGCCACCCGGGATTCCGAGGCGACCTACGACTTCTACGCCAACAAGCTGGGCATGAAGCTGCTCCGCACCGAGAACCACCGGCAGGGCGAGGGCTACTTCCGGCACTTCTTCTTCGACATGGGCGCTGGCGAGTGCCTGGCCTTCTTCGAGATCAGCAACGTCGGCGAGGAGCCCGGGTACCGCACCGCGATCGCGGTCGGCAACGGCCTTCCGGTCTGGGTGAACCACCTGGCCTTCGCGCTCGATTCGCTGGAGGAGCTCGAGCTGATGAAGAAGCGCCTGCGAAACCGCGGCGTCGAGCAGATGACCGTGCTCGACCACGGCTGGTCGACATCGCTCTATCTCGTGGATCCGAACGGCATCATGGTCGAGTTCTGCGTCACGACCGACGCCGGGCACTTCCTGCAGACCGAGGCGGAGGCGCTGCGCCTGATGCGCCTGCCTCCCGACCAGATCGCGGAGGAGACGCGCAAGGAGACCAGCGCGGCGCGGCGCGTCTAG
- a CDS encoding GntR family transcriptional regulator, with amino-acid sequence MLAPRQRICIQYGTDIADLLVLVDSSQVSYTNLGRIGVGGRGMDQSERAYHAIRDGIAAGRYAPGARLVEEAIAEREGVSRTPVRQALRRLEREGVVEIRERRGAAVRPMSPRELSDLYEVRARLEAFACELAAERAEPAQIGELDRVAEDFERATGISDDDARLEAVRERNDAFHQKIAEATGNAFLSLVLTAIRDNPLALRSFRSFSSHELGRSALFHRMIARAIGERRGDRAARLMIEHVLQARDALREGGPP; translated from the coding sequence ATGCTCGCTCCTCGGCAGAGGATCTGTATACAATACGGCACCGATATCGCTGATTTGTTAGTTCTGGTAGATTCATCACAGGTATCGTATACGAACCTTGGGCGTATTGGGGTTGGAGGCCGCGGCATGGATCAGTCCGAGCGCGCGTACCACGCGATTCGCGACGGGATCGCCGCGGGCCGCTACGCCCCCGGCGCGCGGCTGGTCGAAGAGGCGATCGCGGAACGCGAGGGCGTCTCGCGAACGCCGGTCCGACAGGCGCTGCGCCGGCTCGAACGGGAAGGCGTGGTCGAGATCCGCGAGCGCCGCGGAGCCGCGGTGCGGCCGATGTCGCCGCGCGAGCTCTCGGACCTGTACGAGGTGCGCGCGCGGCTCGAGGCGTTTGCCTGCGAGCTCGCCGCCGAGCGCGCCGAGCCGGCGCAGATCGGCGAGCTCGATCGGGTGGCCGAGGACTTCGAGCGCGCGACCGGGATTTCCGACGACGACGCGCGGCTCGAGGCGGTTCGCGAGCGCAACGACGCGTTCCACCAGAAGATCGCCGAGGCGACGGGAAACGCGTTCCTGTCGCTGGTGCTGACGGCGATCCGCGACAACCCGCTCGCGCTGCGCTCGTTCCGGAGCTTCAGCAGCCATGAGCTCGGCCGCTCCGCGCTCTTCCACCGCATGATCGCGCGCGCGATCGGCGAGCGCCGCGGCGACCGGGCCGCGCGGCTCATGATCGAGCACGTGCTGCAGGCGCGCGACGCGCTGCGCGAGGGCGGGCCGCCATGA
- a CDS encoding amidohydrolase encodes MDEKLLAEAREGLPRAVALRRRIHASPELGLDLPATTAAVLESLEGLELELTPSRKTSGVFARLRGARRGPTLLLRADMDALPMPEDTGLEFASRNAGKMHACGHDAHTAMLVGAAHLLDRHRDALAGDVLFMFQPGEEGFAGARVMLDEGLIDPASVSRAFALHIDPRIPVGRVASRAGALLASADGFAMTLTGRGGHASMPHDTIDPVPVACEIVTAIQTLVTRRIDVFDPVVITVTRITSGTTGNVIPESAEMLGTIRATSPRARERAHAGLRRVVEGIAAAHEVEAKLDIVEGYPVTVNDASATEFAREVADELFGANAFIPMPQPVMGAEDFSFVLERIPGAMIILGVRPDGDAPPAPCHSNRMLLNEEGMAAGIALHAALALRALSG; translated from the coding sequence ATGGACGAGAAGCTTCTGGCCGAGGCCCGCGAAGGTCTGCCGCGCGCGGTGGCGCTGCGGCGCCGCATCCACGCGAGCCCGGAGCTCGGGCTCGATCTGCCGGCGACGACGGCGGCGGTGCTGGAGTCCCTCGAGGGACTCGAGCTCGAGCTCACGCCGAGCCGCAAGACCAGCGGAGTCTTCGCGCGGCTTCGCGGCGCGCGCCGCGGCCCGACGCTGCTGCTTCGCGCGGACATGGACGCGCTGCCGATGCCCGAGGACACCGGGCTCGAGTTCGCATCGCGAAACGCGGGGAAGATGCACGCCTGCGGCCACGACGCGCACACCGCCATGCTGGTCGGCGCGGCTCACCTTCTCGATCGCCACCGCGACGCGCTCGCCGGCGACGTGCTGTTCATGTTCCAGCCCGGAGAAGAGGGCTTCGCGGGCGCACGGGTGATGCTCGACGAGGGTCTGATCGACCCCGCCTCCGTCTCGCGCGCGTTCGCGCTGCACATCGATCCGCGCATTCCGGTCGGCCGGGTCGCGTCGCGCGCCGGCGCGCTGCTCGCATCGGCCGACGGGTTCGCCATGACGCTCACCGGGCGCGGCGGCCATGCCTCGATGCCGCACGACACGATCGACCCGGTTCCGGTCGCCTGCGAGATCGTGACCGCGATCCAGACATTGGTGACTCGCCGGATCGACGTATTCGACCCCGTCGTGATCACGGTGACCCGGATCACCTCGGGCACGACCGGCAACGTGATCCCGGAATCCGCCGAGATGCTCGGCACGATCCGCGCGACCTCGCCGCGGGCGCGCGAGCGCGCGCATGCGGGGCTGCGGCGCGTGGTCGAGGGGATCGCGGCCGCGCACGAGGTCGAGGCGAAGCTCGACATCGTCGAGGGCTACCCGGTGACGGTGAACGACGCGAGCGCGACCGAGTTCGCGCGCGAGGTCGCGGACGAGCTCTTCGGCGCGAATGCGTTCATCCCGATGCCGCAGCCGGTCATGGGCGCAGAGGACTTCTCCTTCGTGCTCGAGCGCATTCCCGGCGCGATGATCATCCTGGGGGTCCGGCCCGATGGCGACGCTCCGCCCGCGCCCTGTCACTCCAATCGCATGCTCCTGAACGAGGAGGGAATGGCCGCCGGCATCGCGCTGCACGCCGCGCTCGCGCTTCGCGCGCTCTCGGGCTAG
- a CDS encoding thiamine pyrophosphate-binding protein → MAETTGGAVLARMLAAEGVEKFFGIVDGTYTQLFAWCVEHGIELVSPRHESIALHMAGAYARLTGGLGVAIASNGPGVANALPGVAVENAEGNRVLLITSSRRTGITYPDRGGSYQCFDQVGVIRPMAKFSESAASAERIPELFRAALRAAWSGRPGVVHLDVPENLINGPCAEPILRPPAQYRRSEPQRPDPALVERAARMLVEARLPVLHAGSGVIWSGAFAELARVAELLHAPVTTSWSARGVLPETSPLAWPMVHIEACNQLRNEADCALVVGAQLGETDWWGKAPYWATPARQRLIQVDADEARLGRNRPADLAVLSDARGFLAALALALEPLAGRIPLADRRAAVAKLAEHKSRHRAELDALLAHQRVPMVTAHVGATLRRVLDDDAVIVFDGGNTAVWGHSFFELRAPNTMLQTAHMGHLGAGVGQALGAAVARPGKQVVCMIGDGAMGFQMQEVETAVRHGLPVVFVVCCDRQWGMVKINQKFALGPTKERFARALGPDHEGTINTDLGEIAWDELARAMGASGERVSDAAKLEPVLRAALASRRCTVIHVDVDAGAHLFAPGLAHFKDMHQEPAGE, encoded by the coding sequence ATGGCCGAGACGACGGGCGGTGCGGTTCTGGCGCGGATGCTGGCGGCGGAGGGTGTCGAGAAGTTCTTCGGAATCGTCGACGGCACCTACACGCAGCTGTTCGCGTGGTGCGTCGAGCACGGGATCGAGCTGGTCTCGCCGCGGCACGAGTCGATCGCGCTGCACATGGCCGGCGCGTACGCGCGACTCACCGGCGGGCTCGGGGTTGCGATCGCGAGCAACGGCCCGGGCGTCGCGAACGCGCTTCCGGGCGTGGCCGTCGAGAACGCCGAGGGCAATCGCGTGCTGCTCATCACCAGCTCCCGGCGCACGGGGATCACCTACCCCGACCGCGGCGGCAGCTACCAGTGCTTCGACCAGGTCGGCGTGATCCGCCCGATGGCGAAGTTCTCCGAGAGCGCGGCTTCCGCCGAGCGCATCCCCGAGCTGTTCCGCGCGGCGCTTCGCGCGGCGTGGAGCGGCCGGCCCGGCGTGGTCCACCTGGACGTGCCCGAGAATCTGATCAACGGGCCGTGCGCCGAGCCGATCCTGCGCCCGCCCGCGCAGTACCGACGCAGCGAGCCGCAGCGACCCGATCCCGCGCTGGTCGAGCGCGCGGCGCGGATGCTGGTCGAGGCGCGCCTGCCGGTGCTGCACGCCGGAAGCGGCGTGATCTGGTCCGGCGCGTTCGCGGAGCTGGCGCGCGTGGCCGAGCTTCTGCACGCGCCGGTCACCACCTCGTGGAGCGCGCGCGGCGTGCTGCCCGAGACCAGCCCGCTCGCCTGGCCGATGGTGCACATCGAGGCCTGCAACCAGCTGCGAAACGAGGCGGACTGCGCGCTCGTCGTCGGCGCGCAGCTCGGCGAGACCGACTGGTGGGGGAAGGCGCCGTACTGGGCGACGCCCGCGCGGCAGCGGCTGATCCAGGTCGACGCGGACGAGGCGCGGCTGGGCCGCAACCGGCCCGCCGATCTCGCCGTGCTCTCCGACGCGCGCGGCTTCCTGGCCGCGCTCGCGCTCGCGCTCGAGCCGCTGGCCGGCCGGATCCCGCTCGCGGACCGGCGCGCCGCGGTGGCGAAGCTGGCCGAGCACAAGAGCCGGCACCGCGCGGAGCTCGACGCCCTGCTCGCGCACCAGCGCGTTCCGATGGTGACCGCGCACGTCGGCGCGACGCTGCGCCGCGTGCTCGACGACGACGCGGTGATCGTCTTCGACGGCGGCAACACCGCCGTCTGGGGCCACAGCTTCTTCGAGCTGCGCGCGCCCAACACGATGCTGCAGACCGCGCACATGGGGCACCTCGGCGCGGGCGTCGGCCAGGCGCTCGGCGCGGCGGTCGCGCGCCCGGGCAAGCAAGTCGTGTGCATGATCGGCGACGGCGCGATGGGCTTCCAGATGCAGGAGGTCGAGACGGCGGTGCGCCACGGGCTGCCGGTGGTCTTCGTGGTCTGCTGCGACCGCCAGTGGGGCATGGTCAAGATCAACCAGAAGTTCGCGCTCGGTCCGACCAAGGAGCGCTTCGCGCGCGCGCTCGGCCCGGACCACGAGGGCACGATCAACACGGACCTTGGCGAGATCGCCTGGGACGAGCTCGCGCGCGCGATGGGCGCGTCCGGCGAGCGCGTCTCCGACGCGGCGAAGCTCGAGCCGGTGCTGCGCGCGGCGCTGGCCTCGCGTCGCTGCACCGTGATCCACGTCGACGTGGACGCGGGCGCGCACCTGTTCGCGCCCGGGCTCGCGCACTTCAAGGACATGCACCAGGAGCCGGCGGGCGAATGA
- a CDS encoding CHAD domain-containing protein: MVELEPEDVRRPAEAGARLVALRQLDEVQASCARVSDPDDLEAIHDLRVSLRRLRSTLAAYRGFLDPETTRNALARLGRLASRTGEARDAQVALEWLRRERAELRPARGRWLDPLIESLELRVSSRHGRSDAGLAADFARIEADLRGTLETYRARVSSGGDARSPSLAAVAAGEIRATAEELDAALAGVTGPEEIASEHRARIVAKRLRYLLEPVRRLGADGPALVEDLKGLQDLIGERHDRDVLAAILVSAAEQAAIASASALARAIRSRDEQAERRLRARPLENLLLELIRRAREQADALFAELASSWLGEKGQVFFDRVAEFCAELGRLDGSSLEIERKYLLRKLPERVRGAESIEIEQGYLPGSTVRERLRRASGPRGTRFTRTVKLGTGVVRAEFEEELPEAEFARLWPLTEGARLRKRRYLVPADVLVWEIDEFLDRPLVLAEIELPSAESEIAFPEWLAPVVVREVTDEPAFSNLRLACESPTSS; this comes from the coding sequence ATGGTGGAGCTCGAGCCCGAAGACGTTCGCCGACCCGCGGAGGCCGGCGCCAGGCTGGTGGCGCTGCGCCAGCTCGACGAGGTGCAAGCGTCGTGCGCGCGCGTCTCCGATCCGGACGACCTCGAGGCGATCCACGATCTGCGCGTCTCGCTGCGCCGTCTGCGCAGCACACTCGCGGCGTACCGCGGATTCCTCGACCCCGAGACGACCCGAAATGCGCTGGCCCGTCTGGGTCGCCTGGCGTCGCGGACGGGCGAGGCGCGCGACGCGCAGGTCGCGCTCGAGTGGCTCCGCCGCGAGCGCGCCGAGCTTCGACCCGCGCGGGGACGCTGGCTGGATCCGCTGATCGAGTCACTCGAGCTGCGCGTCTCGTCGCGGCACGGGCGCTCCGACGCCGGCCTCGCCGCGGACTTCGCGCGAATCGAAGCCGACCTGCGCGGCACACTCGAGACCTACCGAGCGCGCGTCTCGTCGGGCGGCGACGCGCGCTCGCCCAGCCTTGCCGCGGTCGCGGCCGGCGAGATTCGCGCGACGGCCGAGGAGCTCGACGCCGCGCTGGCGGGAGTGACCGGGCCAGAGGAGATCGCCTCGGAGCACCGCGCGCGAATCGTGGCCAAGCGGCTGCGCTATCTGCTCGAGCCGGTGCGCAGGCTCGGCGCCGATGGCCCGGCGCTGGTCGAGGACCTGAAGGGGCTGCAGGACCTGATCGGCGAGCGCCACGACCGCGACGTGCTGGCGGCGATCCTGGTCTCTGCCGCCGAACAGGCGGCGATCGCAAGCGCGAGCGCGCTTGCGCGTGCGATCCGATCGCGCGACGAGCAAGCCGAGCGCAGGCTGCGCGCGCGGCCGCTCGAGAACCTGCTCCTCGAGCTGATCCGGCGCGCTAGAGAGCAGGCCGACGCGCTCTTCGCCGAGCTCGCCTCGAGCTGGCTCGGCGAGAAGGGACAGGTCTTCTTCGATCGCGTCGCCGAGTTCTGCGCGGAGCTCGGCCGGCTCGACGGCTCGAGTCTGGAGATCGAGCGGAAGTACCTGCTTCGCAAGCTCCCCGAGCGCGTGCGCGGCGCGGAGTCGATCGAGATCGAGCAGGGCTATCTGCCGGGGTCGACGGTGCGCGAGCGCCTGCGCCGCGCGTCGGGTCCGCGCGGAACGCGCTTCACCCGCACCGTCAAGCTCGGAACCGGGGTCGTGCGAGCCGAGTTCGAGGAGGAGCTGCCCGAAGCGGAGTTCGCGCGCCTCTGGCCGCTCACCGAGGGCGCGCGGCTGCGCAAGCGCCGCTATCTGGTCCCGGCCGATGTGCTCGTCTGGGAGATCGACGAATTCCTCGACCGTCCGCTCGTGCTGGCCGAGATCGAGCTTCCCTCCGCTGAGTCGGAGATCGCGTTTCCAGAATGGCTCGCACCCGTGGTCGTGCGTGAAGTGACCGACGAGCCCGCGTTCAGTAACCTGCGCCTCGCATGCGAATCACCCACGTCCTCCTAG
- a CDS encoding LOG family protein translates to MDDDTTDDRSAPTVSLADEEGVKRVLVDAMFGLWATVNTLSRLRPTKRERYRVSIFGSARTAPGHWVYGEVKSMAAALSALGCDIVTGGGPGLMQAANEGAIEAGAGERVQSIGIRVELPFEQDVNPFVDQAFEHETFFTRLHQFVLMSDAFIVAPGGIGTVLEAMMIWQLLQVRHLDDVPLVFTGRMWRGLVDWASGAMLRPGFELASPADLRIPHCVDDAEQAIAIVREHHTRWRSA, encoded by the coding sequence ATGGACGACGACACGACCGACGATCGCAGCGCGCCCACCGTGAGCCTCGCCGACGAAGAGGGCGTGAAGCGCGTCCTCGTCGATGCCATGTTCGGCCTCTGGGCGACCGTGAACACTCTGTCGCGCCTGCGACCGACGAAGCGCGAGCGCTATCGCGTGAGCATCTTCGGCTCGGCGCGCACCGCACCGGGGCACTGGGTCTACGGCGAGGTCAAGAGCATGGCCGCGGCGCTCTCCGCGCTCGGCTGCGACATCGTCACCGGCGGCGGCCCCGGCCTGATGCAGGCCGCCAACGAGGGCGCAATCGAGGCCGGGGCGGGTGAACGGGTGCAGAGCATCGGCATTCGCGTCGAGCTGCCCTTCGAGCAAGACGTGAATCCCTTCGTCGATCAGGCCTTCGAGCACGAGACCTTCTTCACCCGGCTGCACCAGTTCGTGTTGATGTCGGATGCCTTCATCGTCGCCCCGGGCGGCATCGGCACGGTGCTCGAGGCGATGATGATCTGGCAGCTCCTGCAGGTGCGGCACCTGGACGACGTGCCGCTCGTCTTCACCGGACGGATGTGGAGGGGGCTGGTCGATTGGGCGAGCGGGGCGATGCTGCGCCCGGGCTTCGAGCTCGCAAGCCCCGCGGACCTGCGGATTCCCCACTGCGTCGACGACGCCGAGCAGGCCATCGCGATCGTGCGCGAGCACCACACACGCTGGCGCTCGGCTTAG
- a CDS encoding SDR family oxidoreductase: protein MTADGEFRRVLVTGAAGYLGRQLVTALAAEPGGVETIVASDLRPLPPHDTPAGVVADALDVRDGAAVRASFRRHRPDVVVHLAAIVTPGRGSNRELEWQVDVGGTKNVLEACLEAGVRKLVYTSSGAAYGYHADNPEWLDESHPLRGNREFAYSDHKRQVEEMLADWRAKHPELLQLVLRPGTILGATTRNQITDLFDGRIVLGVGGSASPFVFIWDQDVVGAILLGVRRGGTGCYNLAGDGALTVREIAKRLGKPYVEIPPALLAAGLWALSKLRLTQYGPEQVGFLRYRPVLSNRRLVQEFGYRPRKTTLETFEYFVASRAASRR from the coding sequence ATGACCGCCGACGGCGAGTTCCGCCGCGTGCTCGTGACCGGCGCGGCCGGCTATCTCGGGCGCCAGCTCGTGACGGCGCTGGCGGCGGAGCCTGGCGGCGTCGAGACGATCGTCGCGAGCGACCTGCGACCGCTGCCGCCGCACGACACCCCGGCCGGCGTGGTCGCCGACGCGCTCGACGTGCGCGACGGCGCGGCGGTGCGCGCGAGCTTCCGCCGCCACCGCCCCGACGTCGTGGTGCACCTGGCCGCGATCGTCACGCCGGGGCGCGGCTCCAACCGTGAGCTCGAGTGGCAGGTCGACGTCGGCGGCACGAAGAACGTGCTCGAGGCCTGCCTCGAGGCCGGCGTACGCAAGCTGGTGTACACCTCGAGCGGAGCGGCCTACGGCTACCACGCCGACAACCCCGAGTGGCTCGACGAGTCACACCCGCTGCGCGGCAACCGCGAGTTCGCCTACTCCGACCACAAACGCCAGGTCGAGGAGATGCTCGCCGACTGGCGCGCGAAGCACCCCGAGCTGCTGCAGCTGGTGCTCCGGCCCGGCACGATCCTGGGCGCCACCACTCGAAACCAGATCACGGACCTCTTCGACGGCCGGATCGTGCTCGGTGTCGGCGGCTCCGCGAGCCCCTTCGTGTTCATCTGGGATCAGGACGTGGTCGGCGCGATCCTGCTCGGCGTGCGGCGCGGCGGCACGGGCTGCTACAACCTGGCCGGCGACGGCGCGCTCACCGTCCGCGAGATCGCGAAGCGCCTGGGCAAGCCCTACGTCGAGATCCCGCCCGCGCTGCTCGCGGCGGGGCTCTGGGCGCTCTCGAAGCTCCGCCTCACCCAGTACGGCCCCGAGCAGGTCGGCTTCCTGCGCTACCGCCCGGTGCTCTCGAACCGCAGGCTCGTGCAGGAGTTCGGCTACCGGCCGCGCAAGACCACGCTCGAGACCTTCGAGTACTTCGTCGCGTCGCGCGCCGCGTCCCGGCGCTAA
- a CDS encoding phage holin family protein: protein MNGFLIRLAIGMLGLWIAQAIVPGMTITGVGTLALAAFLLGLANAVVRPLLVILTLPITLLTLGLFLLVVNAAMLGLVAGLLDSFAISGFWPAFFGACVVSFVSWLASGWIGPSGRFELLIVRRPS, encoded by the coding sequence ATGAACGGCTTCCTGATCCGGCTGGCGATCGGAATGCTCGGGCTCTGGATCGCGCAGGCGATCGTGCCGGGAATGACCATCACGGGGGTGGGAACGCTCGCGCTGGCGGCGTTCCTGCTCGGACTCGCGAACGCCGTCGTGCGGCCGCTGCTCGTGATCCTGACGCTGCCGATCACCCTGCTCACGTTGGGGCTGTTCCTGCTGGTCGTGAACGCGGCGATGCTGGGGCTGGTCGCCGGGCTGCTCGACTCGTTCGCGATTTCGGGCTTCTGGCCGGCGTTCTTCGGCGCGTGCGTGGTCAGCTTCGTCTCGTGGCTCGCCTCGGGATGGATCGGGCCGAGCGGACGATTCGAGCTGTTGATCGTGAGGAGACCCTCGTGA
- a CDS encoding magnesium transporter, with protein sequence MRRADREARSAAPGRRTRGGASRTPLRRWSEVNRSAECCSLRPTREERAIGGAAVTDQPVVRVERDLPELAGPHHPESAAGHLVTTVPLARPEQSVAGVLEQLARQAYDALEAIYVLDGGGRLLGAVRLPDLHRAAREQTIGELVDRGYPRVGSHFDQERVAAEALRARASSVAVVDDEQRLIGVVGSLSLLEILRREHVEDLHRLAGITRERSRNRSALEAPPARRARHRLPWLLFGLAGSMLAALVVARFEHLLEDKLAIAYFVPAIVYLADAIGTQTEAIAVRGLSLSRLSLRELLAGELRTGLLIGLALAAIALPLVALGVGDLRLGFAVAAAIVVAGTVATTIGLLLPWLLQSAGRDPAFGSGPVATVIQDVLSLLIYFAIATWIAS encoded by the coding sequence ATGCGGCGAGCGGATCGCGAAGCGCGATCCGCGGCACCTGGTCGAAGAACTCGGGGTGGGGCATCTCGGACTCCTCTGCGCAGGTGGTCGGAGGTTAACCGATCCGCAGAGTGCTGTAGCCTTCGGCCGACTCGCGAAGAGCGTGCGATCGGAGGTGCCGCTGTGACCGACCAACCCGTCGTTCGAGTCGAGCGGGACCTGCCCGAGCTCGCAGGTCCGCATCACCCGGAGAGCGCGGCCGGGCACCTCGTCACCACCGTGCCTCTCGCTCGGCCGGAGCAGTCCGTCGCCGGGGTGCTGGAGCAGCTCGCGCGCCAGGCGTACGACGCGCTCGAGGCGATCTACGTGCTGGACGGCGGCGGCCGTCTGCTCGGAGCGGTGCGACTTCCAGACCTGCACCGCGCCGCGCGCGAGCAGACGATCGGAGAGCTCGTGGACCGCGGCTACCCGCGCGTCGGGTCGCACTTCGACCAGGAGCGCGTCGCGGCCGAGGCGCTGCGCGCGCGCGCGAGCTCGGTGGCGGTGGTCGACGACGAGCAGCGCCTGATCGGGGTGGTCGGGTCGCTCTCGCTGCTCGAGATCCTGCGGCGCGAGCACGTCGAGGATCTGCACCGGCTCGCCGGAATCACGCGCGAGCGATCTCGCAATCGCAGCGCGCTCGAGGCTCCGCCGGCGCGGCGCGCGCGCCACCGCTTGCCGTGGCTGCTCTTCGGGCTCGCGGGAAGCATGCTCGCGGCGTTGGTGGTCGCGCGCTTCGAGCACCTGCTCGAGGACAAGCTCGCGATCGCGTACTTCGTTCCGGCGATCGTGTATCTGGCGGACGCGATCGGCACGCAGACCGAGGCGATCGCGGTGCGCGGTCTGTCGCTCTCCCGCTTGTCGCTGCGCGAGCTGCTCGCGGGGGAGCTCCGGACCGGGCTGCTGATCGGGCTCGCGCTCGCGGCGATCGCGCTGCCGCTCGTCGCGCTCGGCGTCGGCGACCTGAGGCTCGGATTCGCGGTCGCGGCCGCGATCGTGGTCGCGGGCACGGTCGCGACCACGATCGGCCTGCTCCTGCCCTGGCTGCTCCAGAGCGCCGGCCGCGACCCCGCCTTCGGCAGCGGGCCAGTCGCGACCGTGATCCAGGACGTGCTGAGCCTGCTGATCTACTTCGCGATCGCGACCTGGATCGCGAGCTAG